A region of the Sander vitreus isolate 19-12246 chromosome 1, sanVit1, whole genome shotgun sequence genome:
aaccaaGAATCTGACAGGGTTTGTAGTGAAAAGGCCAATGCCATCTAAATGTTTTCAGTAAAGTACACTTTCACATTATTCACCCATTGAGCAGCACCTAGTCCCCTCACCCACAAATAACCACCACCATAACAAAGACTAGTGTGTAGGAAGCACATCAACAGCCTTGGAGACATCTTTGTTCTACATATGGACGACAACAACACTATTGAACACACAAAGTCCTCTCAACACTGCACTGACTCATGGGAAAATTGGGGTTCCTATTAatgtttttggatgtttttgaaggAAAGCTCCTGAGACAAGAGAACTTTCCTTCTTAATGCAAACATAATCAAAAAAAGAGTGTTTACGGAAAACACCCACAGAAGAGTTGATGACTTCCTGCTGCGGTCCCTCCTCGGACTGGTTTTGTTCTTTGTGTTTATCACCACATTAACGTCCTCGGGATGGGCTTGCATGCCTGCGCTTTCTTCTCATCTCATTTTATTAGTgagcatgtttgtttttcatcaggTTTTCTCACAAAAAGTTATAATTATGGTGATGGTCATCGCTTGGCCAGTTCTCCTTGCCAGGTAGATTTAGACTCACCTGGAGGCACTTTGTGTCATGGCCGTTTGTCATGTATGTGCATATAATCTAATGTGTATAAACTGTCTTCTTACACACCTGAGATAGACGAGAGGCAACAGCAAGGACAGTCTGAAGAAAGATTTCATCTCTAATTCTCTGAGGGGGCCACAAGGATTAACACCAATTATTATTTGAGTGATGCTAAACAGCATCGTCtttgtgtgttatttattttagccCTTTTTTAGTCCCCTCTTCTACTCTTAGCTCAGACTGCCTGTGAAGAAGTGCTGCAGccttcagaaaaaaagacagatggacagaatcTAAGAACCCACCATCAGCTTTTTAAagtagtccccccccccccacagaaACAGATAAGAAAGCTCAAAGTGTGACTCTTGGTTTAGTTTCAGAATGCCAGCACACAAAATGGAGCCATTTGGTGGAGCATGCTGGCCTTCTTCCTgccagtctctctctccctctccaaaaacatctctctcacacatggTAGTGTTTATTAGAAGCCAAAGCTGATAGTGTCTGAGTGGACATCACCTCGGGGGAGTAGGTGCCACATAGTTTCTGCCCTGAAGACGTACTGTAGTGAATCCTCCGtacctgacctctgaccctttCAGCTCAGTGCCACTTCACTCAGTTATCAACACCTAGCTTTGAGAGTCCCTGCCGGAGCTCATGCAGCTCGTCTATCTTTCCATCCAGCGTATCCATGAACTTCTTCAGCTCGTTCTTCATGTTGCCCTGCTTATGTTGACTGTCGTCTATGTCCAGCTGAAGAACCCCAATCCTCCCCTCCAGTTCCTTGTTCTTCGTCTCGGCAGTCTGTAGACAGACATTAGGAGAAAAAGAATTCAGCAGATGGTGAATAAAGAGAACTCAAATTCATTTCTTGAGAGGGGTAACGGAGCATATGATGTAGCAGTGCAGGTGTCTTTATCTTAGCAGAGATGCCAGACCAATGCCCAAGCTTCTTACAGCTACTGTCAATGAGATAACAGCATTTCACTCCTTTGAGTTCTGGGGAACATTCGCCAAAACGCTGTAGGAAATAAATCCCTATTTTCATCATCAGGACTGAAAACAAAGCTTTATATTTAGTAAAAGGTACATCTTTGCGTGAGGATGCGAGGGTAAAGCAAGTCTTTCAGACTAGCAGGCGACACAAGTGACACATTAATGCCTAAGATACCATTGAAGGGAGAGGTTTAAAATAGGAGTGCTAAATGGGTGTTGCGCCTGCATGACTGGATCCTCCAGCTGACTGCTGAAACCTGATCTTCACGTGGGGTGTCGCCTTTAAATAGAGAGGTGCCATGACCACAAACACAGAGGTAGAGTAAGtggattcattttttaaaaagaactAAGCCACATAaaagaaaccacacacacatacacatcagtTTCACTTCCCATTAACTTGTATCTGAATGGACTGGCTGAGTTTTCGTTTTGGGCCCCGTGGATAAACTGAGGTATTTGAGAAATCCCATTGTCTAGGCTTCTCCTCAGTTTGAGTAGCTGGTTAGCTAAACTCATGCTTCAGCCGGTTCTGTTGTCCTTGTCATTCATCCAGCtggctgttgcagaaacaaacCAGGCGGCCGATCTTTGGGAAGCACAAGAACTTCAGGCATGCCACTGTTGGTTTTATTCTCCTCCCTGCCCCGGCTTGAAAGGCAGCACATGCGTGACAGCTTGGATGATAAAATGCTGCTCTGAGTCAGTCAGAACAAGGCGAGATGAGCGTCACTATCAATGCAGCTCATGTCAGACTTGGCCCCAACGCGATGTACAGTCATTCACCAAGCCTGGCACTTCTAGTTTTACAGAAGGTTTGATATTACTCAATGAGGAATCAGACTTAACAAACAGGGGCTCTTTGTTACAAGGAAGACGGGAGGTGATGGGCGTGAATCTGTATTGTTTTTTGCCGAGTTGGTCATCAAAGCTCTCAAACAACTTTAGCTGTTTTTGTAGTCAGCAAAACAGATCAAATCTGCACTGCAAGGAAACTAATACGCCGTGACAAAGATGTAATATCTCTGTTGCACAGACGAGAAAGAGGACACCTTTTCAAAGAGGCAATAATCTACTCAGTGTTGTACTGGGGATGGACCTTTATTAATAGATACAGTAACCACAATGTGCATTAGTGAGACACGTGACAGGAATGTTGTGTCACCAGCCCTCAGGCAGAACTCTTTCATTCTTTACCTCTGTGTGAAAGCGCATCATGCACTCACGTGTGCTGTGAGCTCAAGCTTTTATACTCTGCTGTAAATCACACCTGAGAGAAATGTGGGGTTTGTGGGATTCCTGGGTGCTTTGAACGTACCTGCAGTTTTGCGGTGATGCTCTCGCACTCCGCCATCAGCTGAGGGATTATCTCTGCCTGCGCCCTCAGATTCTCCAGCTCCTGGGAAAAATAGATACAGAAACCAGTTAATCAAAAGCCAACAACTTGTATCAGGTTGATTTTGTTTCTATATTGTTTCTTAAGAACATTACagctcatttaaaaaagaagccAAACTTTTCAAATGTTAAAGAAACAGTTATACAtattgggaaatacacttactCGCCGAGAGTTAGTTAGATATATCGGTGTTgtttttccagtctttatgctaaactaactGTCTCCTGGCTTCAGCTTCACATTTACTGTAAAGACATGACAGTGGcatcgatcttctcatccaactatcggcaagaaagcgaataaacgtacttcccaaaatgtcaaactattcctttgtGAAGCAGCTCAACAAGAACtttgtataaataaaatacaaaattgacAGAGTTATTATTTATATCAGGAACTATCTGATCAAACAGTAAGTAAAGAGTACAAAGCTTTTTGATACTCGGTGGTGCTACAGACACATTTCAGGtggtaccaaacaaagatggcagCAATACAAAGCAAGTaagacttagacttctctttattgatccttttgggatgactcccgcaaggaaattagatttccagcagcagatttttagctaaatattttttacaaaaagtaaacaaacagtgaacaacaataaactacagataaatatatagatatataggactatgtatggtattgtgttattgtacagttaataaataaatgacatttagcataaattagcagttaagagcagttagagtgtccaggtatgtatgtgagtagattattaatttattgcacagtgaaggagtgagtggctaccactccttcccttccttcctgttctgtcCTCTTTACCGAACGAAACAGAGACTAGACTGATTACTGACAACTTGATTCTGTTTTTCATCTCAATCAAACATCTATTATCACTGTGAAAGTTtcatcttacacacacacaattcttcATAGCATCACTCCAAGCAGTTGCACACCAAGTAATAATGGGCCGGGTCTTTGTAGTCACCTGCTGCAGCTTTGTTCTGTTAGTTCACGTGTGGCCTGTGCTGGGGTCAATACCACAGTGAACACTTAATAATTCATAGGCAAGTTAATAATTGGGGGAGTGGAGCATGTGCATTTCTAGGCGGGGGTGAGTCACTCGGCAGATGAGCCTCTGTGGGCCGTCTGCTGTATTAACAATGAGACTTCCTTCTGCAGGCCCCTCGGTCAGTCAGGAGCATTATGCTCATACACAGGACTGTGGAAATGCTGAAGCCCAGAAGGACACGATTCTTTGCATATAATATTTCAAAATAGCTCCAGCTCTTTGAACTACTTCTTCTCTGTTGTTGTGTAAGATGTACCACTCTCCAAGGAATATGTTATACTAATACTCAGGCTGCCAGGTGCTAAACTAGAATATCCCAGAGTCACACCGTGTACCTCAGGGAATTTAAAAGGGTCTTTACGCAGCAGAGCCATAAACGTCATTATGTTTCAACACTATTCAATTCAAACTAAACGATTAGTTGTCACTTATCACTATAGAAAAAGGCAGCAAGACTCAGATGTTGCCAGAAACGGGTCCTAATCATTTGTCTGCAGACAGAAACCACATTTAACCAGCAACAAGCAAAGGTCAAAAGACTGTGTGGCCGCGCGGGGCTCATCCTCTTTAGAAATACCAGCACCATTCGGCTCCGCTGAGCTGACAGTCAGCTAGTTTGGATCATGGATGACTGATGCAGTAGACATAAGGCGATGCCACTAATAGCATTTGTGCCAAAATTCCCTGCTGCTCTGACTACATACAAAATCAATGGATACATTTACATTCCCCAGTCTGACTATTTTCACAGTGGAGTTTAATTGTACCAAAACAGGACATGTATCAAGTaaattgctgaaaaaaaaacaagcagcacAGAAAAGTAAGATAAAAGGACATTGAGAGAAAAACACTGGGCAGTAGAAAGGTCTGGGTTTAGCTGGGTAGGCGAAAATAACAAGACAGATCCATACAACACCCAAGATCCCACAGCAAAACCTAGGGTTTCCTACTGAGGTATAATCACCTCCTGAGGGAGAGGAATGGTACTGAGTAAGAACAAGAGGCGAAGAGCTGAAATGTTGAAGAAGAGAAAGTAGATCTGTAACTTCAGGAGATGAAGAGGGGAGTGTTAACATGAGAACTGTGATTTTCTTTATGAAGAAAGGATGAAGGGGACTGAGTGAATCATAAACTGTCAAGGTAAAataccacaaaaaaacattgttttacaaACTTTACAGACAGCCTTGCTCTCAACAGTGGCCCTGTTGTTTCAAGACAAATGTACTGTAGACGGCTCACCTGCTCTTTTTCGTGCAGCTCATTCTCCAGCTCCTGCACTCGTACAGACAGTTGGGCGTTTTTTTGCTTCTCCTGATTGGCTTCGTTACACTGAGCTTCTAGTTCTGTAATCTGcacacagaacaaaaaaaggagacgtttattaaaaatgtttttactctgAAAAGTAGTCGATGTGTGACAACAGGTTTTTAGAAGATATTCccatacttttattttatttgtgaaatCCTAAATATTATAAGTGACATCATGTTGAAAACTGACACTATTTAGTTAGACTAAttagacaaaaaacaaacttgcaGCATGTTGCAAAAGGAAGAGTATCATTGCAACACCAGCCCAGCTGCAGTAACAGCCCACATTGATTATGAAactaaaatgatttcatttatagtgGACTCCGGTGCAGGGAACACAGAAACTAATAAAATGCGCAGTACTTTGCTTGCTCAAAGTGAAGAAATGGGAAAAACTTGATCTTTATCAAAGTTTGGTGAGGGACTCACTTATCCCACCATACAGATTTTAAATGATAGATTAACAGATAATCTACTCATTTTGAGAGAATTTGTTGTGCAGTTTTGTTCCTTTTATAAAAGACGCAACAGAGTTTCTAACCTGTCACCTTTTCTGCCAGCAGGTTGGAAGGGTTTGTCTACATTATTTAACTTCCCTGACTGTATTACCTTTTCCCTGAGCGTGTCACTCTCTTCCTTGCAGGCACTAAGTTGTTTCTTCCAGCTCTCTACATTAGCGGAGGACTCCTGCAGTGCGTCCACCAGCCTGGCATTATTTTCTCTTAAAGTCTGCAGCTCTGTTTCCCACTTCTTGGCGTTGGTGTTGCTGTcagaccagagagagagagagagagagagagagattaatgGAGGAAAAAATTAGGCAGGTTAGTGCTGAAATGCCTGGGGCGTGTGCTCACTGACATGACACATAATGCTACAATATCCTTCCAGTCATGACCATTTAATTAGGTGTTGATGTACATCACACTGCCAAGACATATTTCGATcattaaaataagaaataagtggGAAAAGTCTCAAAAGGTCTAATGAGCTGCAGCCCTGATATGTACCAACATACAGTTTGTTATCTTTTCATACCACAGAGAGTGGGTTTCTGTCTTATCATTAAGGTTGAAGAGATTGCGATGTATATTTAGTATGCATCGCTGTTCCCTTCCACATGCATGGCTGGTTCGAAGTGTGCTACTCTCCATCAAATGTGGACAGACTTGCAGCAGCATTCTGCAACCCTAGGCTGTTTCACTGCTGTGACACACTTCCACAAAACAAAATCTCAAAGCATTGTGAAGGCATGGAAACGGGCCAACCGAGACAGGGAGCAATGGTGGCCCACACTGTGTTTTACAACCACAAGTTGGAGGGGTTAACGATACATGTAAGCTTGATGCACTGGGTTGGAACACATGTTTTCTCCTTTAACGTTTTGTTTAGAATCAGTGTTTTAAACACGCATGATAAAGCTTTATTACAGATCTGTATTTTCCTACATAGGATGTTTCCTGGAAATAACTTTCCAATTTGGTACCAATTATAAGACACCGTTGCTTGAGTTTAGTTAGTTGTCCATAaggatttatttaattgaaCTGGTCACTGtaaaccaaagtaaatattCGTTAGGTACAAAAAACAAGCAAAGAAGGGAAGAGCACTTTAGATTTGTATAGCTGACTTTTCGACAACAATGTACCTTCCTATGAGCTTAGAGCATTTTACATGCGGcgtaattcaattcaatttactCATGCAGATGTTCATTTCATTCTTATTTTCTTGTGTGCGTAAGTATTGCCAGTGAAGGTCTGCTAATTGGTCTTTGTTTTACCTCAGGATCTTATATTCCATCTGGATCAAATCTCAGTGATTATTTTGTTGCCACCCAGTACTAATTCTGGCTAAATTTATTCACTGTAGTTTTAGTTGACTCAGATGCCCTTGGGTCATTTTAATCCCATCTGGAACCACAGCTGGTGTTTCATGCAATTACCGATTTATACACTCAGCATCTGGATTATAAAAGGCCATATAACCAAATGGTGGAGTAGAGCAGTGTCACTCTTTAGATTAGATCAGATGATTTCTGAGCCCTTAGTGGACATGTTATTATCCCGGCAGCAATAAAATGAACAGTTTGGTGCagagataattagaaaaaaaaaaaagaagaaaaacaatttgTGAAAGTGATTAGGGGCTGCTGTGAGTTTACATGATATGCCCGTTGAAGTGAGTTTTGCTGTATTGTCAGATTATGTGGCACGTGATTTTATCTTTAGACATTAACATTTAGATGCAAATCACATTAAAGAGGTTCTTCTGAGGTTTCTAGAAAGTAAACCTTGCCTCTGTTCTACTGCACTCTTGAGACGTTCGTTCTCGGTCTTCAGCACAGCAGCCTCCGGAACAACATGAAAGATTTTCTCATCATCTGTTCCATTAAGGCTGGACGCCTGGTTGGATGAGGGCGTCTCACGTCCAGACTCCTGGTAGAGGACAGAGGGAGAAGCGTTACGGTTCAGGGCAGGTTTTGATTCAGTCTACCTGCAGCTTTCTAATGGTCTGATGGGTTAAAATCCATAAAATGTGTCTCATAAATCTAGCTCTGACTGTGGAAAAAAGGCCCTGGGCTTCTTTCAgtgaaacactgaaaacaccCCATCAACACGTCAGCTTTGACAGTGGAGGGGTGTGGAAAAAGCGATGCCAGTATTTATCGTGTCATATGGCCCAGCAGCTTTGTGTGTCTCAGAGTGGGCTTCCTGCCACCGGGAGTCAGCGCAGGCAGAGAGCAGGCCAGGATGCTGGATGTACCTCCACTCAACGCTGCTTACTTAATGACAGAATTATCAACTTGAGATCATCTGTGTTGAACTGAGAAACGTTTATTGGTTTATTATTTTCACTGGCTTCCTTGTCCTCTTAACTGCTGCGGTGCCTGGCAGGTAGTAAGTATCTTAGGATAACCTTTGACCTTCTTTTATGACAATTCACTCGGTTGTGTTGACGTGTTATATTCAACCCAAGCTTCATAGGCCTGTGTtcatataaacatttaaacttaattttttgaattattAATTATGCCAGAAGCTATTACTAAACACATACACTGTACCCATTGGTGCTTGTGGAAAGGAAAGTGAGCTAACATTTTTAATTGCTTATTTTCTCTGCAGTGTTGCTAGTTTTCTCTCTGTACAGTGACTGTAGATGAGACAGTACGATAGCAGAGAGATATCCTTTACCTGGGAGTGATTACTCATTGTCTCCACCTTTTCTTGAGATTCCCTTACTAGCTTGGCTGCATCTTTTACCTCCTGGAACTTCTCAGAAAACTGAAAATATGAGAGAGACGTGAAAGAGCTGTGATGATTAGTGGCAATACAAGCTGAAATACAAGCTGAAATGTCATACGCAGTGTGGCTCATCTTAAAATGTTTTGGGAGATCATGGAGCCGGCTACCTAGTGATAGTGAGGATTTAAGAATCAGATATACCCTTAAATCATTTTCTGATTGCTTCATTTCCCCATCTGATGTtcaattggtaaaaaaaaataaaaaaataaaaattgtcaGTACCGTCACTCTACAGTtttaggaaaaataaataaatcaactttctCTAAGCTTTACGGATGCTTTCGTGATTTCATGTGATGCTGCGGAAATGTTTCCTCTCACCTTGGCCAGTTGCTGCTCCGAAGCAAAGCCCAGTCCAAACACAGTGTTGGCCCTGCTGTCCGCCCACTGGCCAAACTTCTGCGATGTCTTGGTGAACGTCATGTTCGGCGTGATGGTACTGTTGATGATCACCTGTTAGGACAAAACAGCTTATCATTAATGTCCTAGCCCTATTGGATATCATACGGCTAATCAATCCAGATGTATAATACTCCCAGCATGGTTCTCAGGTCCATCTGACTGGCACACTCCCTCAGAAAGATGCCTGCTGCTGGGTTTTGAAAATTGTACGTCTC
Encoded here:
- the homer2 gene encoding homer protein homolog 2, which encodes MGEQPIYTTRAHVFQIDPTTKKNWVPASKQAVTVSYFYDSTRNSYRIISVDGSKVIINSTITPNMTFTKTSQKFGQWADSRANTVFGLGFASEQQLAKFSEKFQEVKDAAKLVRESQEKVETMSNHSQESGRETPSSNQASSLNGTDDEKIFHVVPEAAVLKTENERLKSAVEQSNTNAKKWETELQTLRENNARLVDALQESSANVESWKKQLSACKEESDTLREKITELEAQCNEANQEKQKNAQLSVRVQELENELHEKEQELENLRAQAEIIPQLMAECESITAKLQTAETKNKELEGRIGVLQLDIDDSQHKQGNMKNELKKFMDTLDGKIDELHELRQGLSKLGVDN